The window GTTCTCGCAGGACATGCACCGGTTATCGCGACGCTCAGGCCGGGCGTGCTTGATGTGACGGCGGGCGGTTCCAAGCGCCGTCTGTTTGTGAAGTCTGGCTTTGCCGAGGTTGATCCGTCGCGCCTGACGGTTCTCGCGGAATCCGCTTACGACGTGGACGAGCTTTCGGCTGCGACGATCGCGGAAGAGCTGAGGTCGGCTGAGGCCGAACTTGCAGCCGCGAAGGACGACAATGCGAAGCGGATGGCGGATACGCTCGTTAGCGAGTTGAAGCGTCTGTCGCCTCGGGCCGCTTAATCGGCCGTTTTAATAACGCACCGGTTTCTTGATTAAGCGGCAATCGCTATTGCCGCTTCACCTTCTTATTCAGTATTTGCCAGTTCTCTGTAGGAAGCCGGGATGCTTGCGCCCGGCTATTCGTGTC is drawn from Hyphomicrobium methylovorum and contains these coding sequences:
- a CDS encoding F0F1 ATP synthase subunit epsilon yields the protein MAGTFKFELVSPERVLLSIDADQVVVPGADGDFAVLAGHAPVIATLRPGVLDVTAGGSKRRLFVKSGFAEVDPSRLTVLAESAYDVDELSAATIAEELRSAEAELAAAKDDNAKRMADTLVSELKRLSPRAA